Proteins from a genomic interval of Anolis sagrei isolate rAnoSag1 chromosome 1, rAnoSag1.mat, whole genome shotgun sequence:
- the LOC137095940 gene encoding Golgi-associated RAB2 interactor protein 2-like, whose product MPKRSKGRSHPSQLPGSDKKHKGKKERSQGTSFWKNFFRGQPARPSSETPDQTTLQKYLEKGEYPVFQAVPMFESNFFQVNSRGKHVFFHNHTNKAIVGVATTNNKLPLPNVLFIARPVDGRFSLGPNPGEPILTRALPLKFVRFSIHDPKKRVIKMKLINKRSYYLQLHAPRGEEKGQFDRWLSLVYLLHYPPTCYLSSTPKSCSTIDDLSIEFISSDDGSVISPFSRKTDFKKKAAAKKLERRPSSSHAAEEYTEEMRQILQSMQAVSRSTTDVLGVDDSYETYEASVVSKASASSESFLSDLCFLSSNESVASALMVMAEFPLQKDQKKEEKKSFNIISVYTAVSKTIAESKNAKKKN is encoded by the exons ATGCCAAAACGTTCAAAGGGGCGAAGCCACCCATCACAACTCCCTGGATCAGATAAAAAGCATAAAGGGAAAAAGGAGCGTAGCCAAG GCACCTCATTTTGGAAGAACTTCTTCAGGGGTCAGCCTGCTCGCCCTTCCTCCGAAACCCCAGACCAAACCACACTGCAGAAGTATCTGGAGAAAGGTGAATACCCCGTCTTCCAGGCTGTGCCAATGTTTGAGAGCAACTTCTTCCAG GTCAACAGCAGGGGCAAGCACGTGTTCTTCCACAACCACACCAACAAGGCCATTGTTGGGGTTGCTACCACCAACAACAAGCTCCCGTTGCCCAATGTACTGTTCATTGCTCGCCCAGTCGATGGCCGGTTCTCTCTTGGACCAAACCCGGGGGAACCAATACTGACCAG GGCCCTCCCTTTGAAATTTGTACGGTTCTCCATCCACGATCCCAAAAAGCGGGTCATCAAAATGAAGCTGATCAACAAGCGCTCGTATTACCTCCAACTTCACGCACCcaggggggaggagaaggggcAATTTGACCGCTGGCTCTCCCTGGTCTACCTTCTCCACTACCCACCGACTTGCTACCTGAGCTCCACACCAAAGTCCTGCTCGACCATAGACGACCTGAGCATCGAGTTCATTTCAAGTGATGACGG cagtgtaatttctcca TTTTCAAGGAAGACAGACTTTAAGAAGAAAGCTGCAGCCAAAAAGCTCGAACGGAGACCGAGTAGCAGCCACGCGGCAGAGGAATATACGGAAGAGATGCGACAAATACTCCAATCCATGCAGGCAGTGTCCAGGAGCACAACGGACGTGTTGGGAGTAGATGACAGCTATGAGACCTACGAAGCGAGCGTCGTTTCAAAGGCATCAGCCAG CTCAGAGTCTTTCTTATCGGacttgtgttttctttcttcGAACGAAAGCGTCGCCTCCGCTCTTATGGTTATGGCAGAATTTCCACTCCAGAAAG atcaaaaaaaggaagaaaaaaagagtttTAATATCATCAGTGTTTATACTGCTGTCTCCAAAACTATTGCTGAATCGAAAAATGCAAAGAAGAAAAACTAA